The Apium graveolens cultivar Ventura chromosome 11, ASM990537v1, whole genome shotgun sequence genome has a window encoding:
- the LOC141697599 gene encoding kinesin-like protein KIN-5D, which yields MESNGNRRGGGSFVSISPSQTPKSSEKAIRDLRSEGGNASFKHDNNRGVNVQVIVRCRPLSDDEIKVHTPVVITCTENRREVCAVQNIANKQIDRSFVFDKVFGPASLQKDLYDQAVSPIVYEVLEGYNCTIFAYGQTGTGKTYTMEGGGRKKNGEFPSDAGVIPRAVKQIFNILEAQNAEYSMKVTFLELYNEEITDLLAPEEFSKFIEDKSKKPIALMEDGKGGVFVRGLEEEIVCTANEIYKILEKGSAKRRTAETLLNKQSSRSHSIFSITIHIKECTPEGEEMIKCGKLNLVDLAGSENISRSGAREGRAREAGEINKSLLTLGRVINALVEHSGHVPYRDSKLTRLLRDSLGGKTKTCIIATISPSVYSLEETLSTLDYAHRAKNIKNKPEINQKMMKSAMIKDLYSEIDRLKQEVYSAREKNGIYIPKDRYLQDEAEKKAMTEKIERMELDFESRDKQFMELQGLHNSQLQLTSELSDKLEKTEKKLHETEHALVDLEERHRQANATIKEKEYLISNLIKSERSLIERAFELRAELESAALDVSSLFTKIERKDKIENGNRILIQKFQAQLSQQLESLHKTVAASVTQQEQQLRGMEEDMQLFVSTKAEATEELRENLMKLKNMYGSGIEALDGIAGELDENSKSTVGQLNNEVSKHSSALEEHFKAIASEADTLLNDLQRSLYSQEDKMSSYAQQQREAHSRAMETTRSISQITVNFFNTLDTHASNLSQIVEHAQTDNDQKLSELEKKFEECAAKEERQILEKVAELLASSNSRKKELVHTAVTGLRDSAASRTSKFQQEMSTMQNSTTSVKVEWSSYIGKAETHYSEDTAAVECGKKDIEEVLQKCLEEVKMGQQQWSNAQESLLSLEKSNVASVDDIIREGMDANQMLRSRFSSAVSSVLEDANAASKSFNSSIDHSLQLDHDACSNLNSIITPCCGEQRELKSGHYHKTVEITEECLLTEYVVDQPSCSTPKKRSFNLPSITSIEELRTPAFEELLKSFWESKASKYANGDIKQYNLGDSRVPLTTIN from the exons ATGGAGTCTAACGGAAATAGAAGAGGTGGTGGTAGTTTCGTGTCAATTTCGCCATCGCAAACTCCTAAATCCAGTGAGAAAGCCATCAGAGATCTGCGATCTGAAGGCGGAAATGCTAGTTTTAAGCATGATAATAATAGAGGTGTCAATGTTCAAGTCATTGTCAGATGCAG GCCTTTGAGTGACGATGAAATTAAGGTGCATACACCGGTTGTTATTACGTGTACTGAGAATAGAAGAGAAGTTTGTGCAGTTCAGAATATTGCTAATAAGCAGATTGATAGAAGCTTCGTGTTTGACAAG GTCTTTGGTCCGGCATCCCTACAGAAGGATCTGTATGATCAGGCTGTATCGCCTATCGTTTACGAAGTTCTCGAGGGATATAATTGCACTATTTTTGCCTATGGGCAGACTGGCACAGGGAAAACGTATACAATGGAAGGAGGTGGGAGAAAAAAG AATGGGGAGTTTCCTAGTGATGCAGGTGTTATTCCGAGAGCTGTTAAGCAAATTTTTAATATATTAGAAGCTCAAAATGCTGAGTATAGCATGAAAGTTACATTTCTTGAGCTGTACAATGAGGAGATTACTGATCTTTTGGCTCcagaagaattttcaaaattcattgAGGATAAATCTAAGAAACCCATAGCACTAATGGAGGATGGGAAGGGAGGTGTTTTTGTTCGAGGACTGGAAGAGGAAATAGTATGCACTGCAAATGAAATATACAAAATTTTGGAGAAAGGATCTGCTAAAAGGCGTACGGCAGAGACCCTTCTTAACAAACAAAGTAGCAGGTCTCACTCAATATTTTCTATCACAATTCACATTAAGGAGTGTACTCCAGAAGGGGAGGAAATGATCAAGTGCGGGAAGCTCAATCTCGTTGACCTAGCCGGTTCTGAGAATATCTCGCGTTCTGGTGCAAGAGAG GGACGAGCAAGGGAAGCTGGAGAGATTAACAAAAGCTTGCTTACACTTGGTCGAGTAATAAATGCATTAGTGGAGCACTCCGGTCATGTACCATATAG GGATAGTAAATTGACTAGGTTACTGAGAGATTCCTTGGGAGGGAAGACAAAGACATGCATAATTGCCACAATATCACCCTCGGTCTATAGTTTAGAAGAGACACTTAGCACTTTAGACTATGCACACCGTGCTAAAAACATCAAAAACAAACCAGAG ATCAATCAGAAAATGATGAAATCGGCAATGATCAAGGACTTGTACTCTGAAATCGATAGGCTTAAACAAG agGTATATTCTGCAAGAGAGAAAAATGGAATATATATACCAAAAGATCGCTACCTTCAGGATGAAGCAGAGAAGAAG GCGATGACTGAAAAGATTGAGCGCATGGAACTTGATTTTGAATCAAGAGACAAG CAATTTATGGAGCTCCAGGGACTTCACAATTCTCAGCTGCAACTTACTTCAGAATTAAGTGATAAGCTAGAGAAAACTGAG AAAAAGCTCCATGAAACCGAACATGCATTGGTTGATCTTGAAGAAAGACATAGACAAGCAAATGCAACCATCAAAGAGAAAGAATATTTAATTTCCAATCTTATTAAGTCAG AGCGATCGCTTATTGAGCGGGCATTTGAGCTACGAGCAGAGCTCGAGAGTGCTGCTTTAGATGTGTCTAGCCTGTTCACCAAGATCG AGCGCAAAGACAAGATTGAAAATGGAAATCGAATACTTATTCAGAAATTCCAGGCTCAATTATCCCAACAACTTGAAAGCTTGCACAAGACGGTGGCAGCTTCTGTCACACAGCAAGAGCAGCAATTAAGAGGCATGGAGGAAGATATGCAATTATTTGTATCCACAAAAGCAGAG GCTACTGAAGAACTTAGAGAAAACCTAATGAAGTTAAAAAACATGTATGGTTCTGGTATTGAAGCTTTGGATGGCATAGCAGGGGAGCTTGATGAAAATTCGAAGTCAACAGTTGGACAACTGAACAATGAAGTTTCTAAGCATTCATCTGCTCTTGAGGAA CATTTTAAAGCAATAGCCTCAGAGGCTGATACGCTACTTAATGATCTTCAAAGAAGTCTCTACAGTCAGGAGGATAAAATGTCTTCTTATGCACAACAGCAGCGAGAA GCACACTCCAGGGCTATGGAAACCACAAGATCCATTTCTCAGATTACTGTAAACTTCTTTAATACATTAGACACACATGCATCCAATTTGAGCCAGATCGTAGAGCATGCACAAACAGACAATGACCAGAAGTTGTCTGAACTTGAAAAGAAGTTTGAG GAGTGTGCTGCCAAAGAGGAAAGACAAATTTTAGAAAAGGTTGCGGAACTACTTGCCAGCTCAAATTCGAGGAAAAAGGAGCTG GTTCACACTGCAGTCACTGGCCTTCGAGACAGTGCAGCCAGCAGGACCAGCAAATTTCAACAGGAGATGTCGACTATGCAAAATTCAACAACTTCTGTTAAGGTCGAATGGTCTAGCTACATTGGCAAAGCTGAAACACATTATAGTGAGGATACTGCTGCAGTAGAGTGTGGAAAGAAAGATATCGAGGAGGTTCTCCAGAAATG TTTAGAGGAGGTGAAAATGGGACAGCAGCAATGGAGCAATGCTCAAGAATCCTTGCTCAGTCTAGAGAAAAGCAATGTTGCTTCTGTTGATGACATAATAAG GGAAGGAATGGATGCTAATCAAATGTTACGTTCTCGCTTTTCTTCTGCTGTGTCCTCTGTTCTTGAAGATGCAAATGCCGCAAGCAAGAGTTTCAATTCTTCCATAGACC ACTCATTGCAACTAGACCATGATGCATGTAGCAATCTTAATTCTATAATTACTCCTTGCTGTGGAGAACAAAGGGAGCTGAAGAGCGGACACTATCACAAGACTGTAGAGATCACAGAAGAATGCCTCCTAACTGAATACGTG GTGGATCAACCATCATGCTCTACGCCAAAAAAGAGATCATTTAATCTTCCAAGCATCACATCTATTGAAGAACTTAGAACACCCGCATTTGAGGAGCTGTTGAAGTCATTCTGGGAATCAAAAGCTTCAAAATATGCAAATGGAGATATAAAGCAATACAATCTTGGGGACTCCCGAGTTCCCCTCACTACTATTAATTAA
- the LOC141696062 gene encoding putative mitochondrial protein AtMg00710, whose amino-acid sequence MTRCMLHEKNLPKKLWAEAANTSVYLLNRLPTSVLQKKTPYEAWYGFKPDMHDIKIFGCLCFSYVPQEKRDKLDKKAEAGVLLDISIMSRLIEFFNHKLENFL is encoded by the coding sequence ATGACAAGATGTATGTTGCACGAGAAGAATTTGCCAAAGAAGCTGTGGGCTGAGGCTGCCAATACTTCTGTTTATTTGCTTAACAGACTGCCAACTAGTGTTTTGCAGAAGAAAACTCCATACGAAGCTTGGTATGGTTTCAAACCAGATATGCATGATATAAAGATTTTTGGTTGTCTATGTTTTTCTTACGTTCCTCAGGAAAAGCGAGATAAACTTGATAAAAAGGCTGAAGCAGGTGTTTTATTGGATATATCGATCATGTCAAGGCTTATAGAGTTTTTCAACCACAAACTGGAAAATTTCTTGTAA